The following proteins are encoded in a genomic region of Neomicrococcus aestuarii:
- a CDS encoding DoxX family protein, whose translation MTSSQTLQHVARLVLRLALGFIMVAHGLQKYSEYTIPGTQGAFVQMGIPAAEFVAPLVATFEIVGGILLIIGFLVRPVAILATVQMLGALFMVHAGAGIYAEKGGYELVLILAVVAVTLALVGPGKYSIDQAAFANRSGAVSKLA comes from the coding sequence ATGACTTCATCACAAACACTTCAGCACGTAGCACGTCTTGTTCTTCGCCTCGCGCTCGGCTTCATCATGGTTGCGCATGGACTCCAGAAATACAGCGAATACACGATCCCTGGAACGCAAGGCGCCTTCGTTCAGATGGGTATTCCAGCAGCAGAATTCGTTGCTCCCCTTGTTGCGACCTTTGAAATTGTTGGCGGCATCCTCTTGATCATCGGATTCTTGGTCCGCCCAGTAGCAATTCTTGCTACCGTTCAGATGCTCGGCGCACTCTTCATGGTGCACGCTGGCGCTGGCATCTACGCAGAAAAGGGCGGCTACGAGCTGGTTCTTATTCTTGCTGTCGTAGCCGTCACTTTGGCTCTTGTTGGCCCAGGAAAGTACTCCATCGACCAGGCTGCATTCGCGAACCGTAGCGGAGCCGTTTCCAAGCTTGCCTAG
- a CDS encoding NAD(P)-binding domain-containing protein — translation MQNDSLNVAERSATVAVIGAGQAGLSAGFHLKKRGFLSALGAPSETTQGTAELAVDSEKTFVMFDANPAPGGAWQHRWDSLLMDSVNGIFDLPGFPQPPADPKSRSNEAVPAYFAAFEQEFQLPIQRPVTVNTVTRDQLTQEFVIDTTAGTWRVKALINATGTWDNPRIPEIPGLETFTGLQLHTHEYQSAEVFSGKRVAVVGAGISAIEHLAEISEMTTTLWYVRRTPDFRTDKFEPEVTGRETIAKVVADVEAGKPTGSVVSYTGLSLENKYAKQAKANGALDWRKMFTAVEPCGVREADGTFTSVDAIMWATGFKPAIHHLDPLNLHNDLGGIQLEGTHPVGEPLIHLIGFGPSSSTVGANRAGRAAVASLARELAAQQTVGSR, via the coding sequence GTGCAAAATGATTCATTGAACGTTGCTGAACGTAGCGCCACTGTCGCCGTGATTGGTGCCGGTCAAGCGGGCCTTTCTGCCGGCTTCCATCTCAAAAAGCGGGGGTTCTTAAGCGCACTCGGTGCCCCGTCAGAGACGACACAAGGCACTGCCGAGCTGGCGGTGGACTCAGAAAAGACCTTCGTGATGTTTGACGCTAATCCTGCGCCCGGGGGAGCCTGGCAGCATCGTTGGGATTCTTTGCTCATGGACTCTGTTAACGGGATCTTCGATCTTCCGGGTTTTCCGCAGCCACCAGCAGATCCGAAGAGCCGCAGCAACGAAGCAGTTCCCGCGTACTTCGCTGCATTTGAGCAAGAATTCCAGCTACCCATTCAGCGTCCGGTTACCGTCAACACCGTCACGAGAGATCAGCTCACCCAAGAGTTTGTCATTGACACGACTGCTGGAACATGGCGGGTCAAAGCGCTCATCAATGCGACGGGGACGTGGGATAACCCCCGGATTCCGGAGATTCCAGGCCTTGAGACGTTCACCGGCTTGCAGTTGCACACGCATGAGTATCAATCTGCGGAGGTGTTCAGTGGAAAGCGCGTCGCCGTCGTAGGCGCAGGAATTTCCGCGATCGAGCATTTGGCGGAAATTTCGGAGATGACGACGACGCTGTGGTACGTCCGTAGGACCCCCGATTTCCGTACGGATAAATTTGAGCCCGAAGTGACGGGTCGAGAAACCATCGCGAAAGTCGTGGCTGATGTTGAAGCCGGTAAGCCGACCGGCAGTGTGGTGTCCTACACGGGACTCTCGCTTGAAAACAAGTACGCCAAACAAGCCAAGGCTAACGGGGCGCTGGACTGGCGCAAGATGTTTACAGCAGTGGAACCCTGCGGGGTCCGCGAGGCTGACGGTACGTTTACCAGCGTGGACGCCATCATGTGGGCGACGGGTTTCAAGCCGGCTATCCATCACCTTGACCCGTTGAACCTCCACAATGATTTGGGTGGTATTCAGCTTGAAGGCACCCACCCGGTCGGTGAACCACTCATCCACCTCATTGGTTTCGGTCCGTCATCGTCCACCGTGGGTGCAAACCGCGCCGGCCGAGCCGCTGTGGCATCCCTTGCTCGAGAGCTAGCCGCACAACAAACGGTTGGAAGTCGATAG
- a CDS encoding arsenic resistance protein, producing MTALTRDRLERHQLWFYVAGFCLGLGLAFLARGARGIAEILVWPLLAVLLFATFAQTPFALIPSAFKDVRFMTTALLANFVLVPILVWLLVQLLPSVPAMQWGLALVLLVPCTDWFLTFTHLGGGDMPRAVSLTPVNLLLQLLLLPIYLPLVTEGVTPPLSFSTLTPVVLLLVVPLILAAICERTVFMLPAGRRIQSGLAWMPVPVLALLILCVAAANGVTWVASIDVLWTVVVASIAFAVLALTLALVLARSVRLPATHGRTLAFTLLTRNSFVVLPLALALPAGWELASLTVVTQSFVELSLLILGVRLVPRLFPTSRD from the coding sequence GTGACGGCGCTGACTCGGGATCGGCTTGAGCGACACCAGCTGTGGTTCTATGTTGCGGGCTTCTGTCTGGGGCTTGGCTTGGCGTTCTTGGCCCGTGGTGCGCGGGGAATCGCCGAAATATTGGTATGGCCGCTCCTGGCGGTTTTGCTGTTTGCAACCTTCGCACAAACCCCTTTTGCGCTGATACCTTCGGCATTCAAGGACGTCCGCTTTATGACGACGGCGCTGCTTGCGAACTTTGTGCTGGTTCCGATTCTGGTGTGGTTGCTAGTGCAATTACTGCCTTCGGTTCCTGCGATGCAGTGGGGTCTGGCGTTGGTCCTTTTGGTGCCGTGCACTGACTGGTTCTTGACCTTCACGCACTTGGGTGGGGGCGATATGCCGCGGGCCGTGAGCCTGACGCCCGTGAATCTGTTGCTACAACTGTTGCTCTTGCCGATCTACCTACCGCTGGTGACCGAAGGTGTGACGCCGCCTCTTTCCTTCAGCACGCTGACGCCGGTGGTGTTGCTTTTAGTGGTGCCGCTGATCTTGGCAGCGATCTGCGAACGCACTGTCTTCATGCTCCCTGCAGGGCGACGAATCCAGAGCGGGCTGGCATGGATGCCGGTTCCGGTCTTGGCTTTGCTCATCCTGTGCGTAGCGGCGGCCAATGGTGTGACCTGGGTAGCGTCAATCGATGTGCTCTGGACTGTGGTGGTTGCGAGTATCGCGTTTGCGGTCCTCGCCCTTACGCTGGCGCTTGTTCTCGCCCGGAGCGTGCGACTTCCAGCGACCCACGGGCGGACCCTCGCTTTCACCTTGCTGACACGCAATTCGTTTGTAGTGCTGCCTCTAGCACTTGCATTACCGGCAGGCTGGGAGCTCGCGAGCCTCACGGTGGTGACCCAATCCTTCGTGGAACTCAGTTTGCTCATTCTTGGTGTTCGGCTGGTGCCGAGACTGTTTCCGACTTCCCGGGACTGA
- a CDS encoding response regulator, producing the protein MVATVMLVDDHPVVRTGLRAVIDAHDSVEVVGEAGTGEEALELAAAIHPNVVLCDLRLGDGMDGLATTRALRALPQPPAVLILTTFDRDAEVLGALEAGAAGYLLKDVSPETIVRAIDVAARGELFMPPELSARVMQGLRAPLPKLTDRELEVLQHVALGESNKDISKALFVSEATVKSHLVHVFTKLGVDSRARAVRVGQETGLL; encoded by the coding sequence ATGGTCGCAACTGTCATGCTGGTGGATGACCACCCTGTGGTGCGCACCGGTTTGCGTGCAGTCATCGACGCGCACGATTCGGTGGAAGTGGTGGGTGAGGCCGGAACCGGTGAGGAAGCGCTCGAACTCGCTGCCGCCATCCACCCGAACGTGGTGCTGTGCGATCTGCGCCTCGGCGATGGAATGGACGGTCTCGCGACAACCCGCGCGCTTCGTGCCCTCCCGCAGCCGCCCGCAGTGCTGATTTTGACCACGTTTGATCGCGATGCCGAAGTGCTGGGTGCGCTCGAAGCAGGCGCCGCCGGATACTTGCTGAAAGATGTCTCGCCGGAGACCATTGTTCGCGCCATCGATGTGGCCGCTCGCGGGGAACTATTCATGCCGCCGGAGCTTTCAGCACGCGTCATGCAGGGGCTGCGTGCACCGTTGCCGAAGCTGACGGATCGCGAGCTAGAAGTGTTGCAGCACGTGGCCTTGGGAGAGTCCAATAAGGATATTTCCAAGGCGCTGTTTGTTTCTGAGGCCACCGTGAAAAGCCATTTAGTGCATGTTTTTACGAAACTAGGGGTGGATAGTCGAGCTCGCGCGGTGCGCGTAGGCCAAGAGACGGGCCTGTTGTAG
- a CDS encoding sensor histidine kinase, producing MTTRQQPPSSLEDKNSASLVSTSDQGFKTPLAPFTEARAVSGMRLGQHVIAVVLPAVAAIRAITDGTHPALVLSAAGLFLACYFFGVQAAPHRGGGRRPHLWLLVLSLVWVGCVVVSAEFVWVAFLLWLLAGHLLRWRTSIAFSLAVFLVVVLAPVMHHGTTSYANVFGPLIGGVFALVISRGYLELLKDAREREALVTTLQRTQTELLGLQDELALSQHQAGAMSERTRISRDLHDTVAQSLTSIRMLALAEGAKAKDDPSQTALSQIETIARESLADVRRIVAALAPTELEDHALGEALRRIVDRFRQDTGLRIELNIDATVPALSPEVNVVLMRITQSALANVKQHAHASFVVVSLVDAADTVRLDILDDGKGMDTTALAGTSRSDNSGYGLEFMRSRLRELGGGLDLESTPGEGTVISAHVPLRKDF from the coding sequence ATGACAACCCGGCAACAACCCCCCAGTTCGTTGGAAGATAAGAACTCAGCATCGCTGGTTTCAACCAGTGATCAGGGATTCAAGACACCGCTCGCGCCTTTCACCGAGGCTCGGGCGGTGTCCGGCATGCGTCTTGGCCAACACGTCATCGCGGTGGTGCTTCCGGCGGTTGCCGCGATCAGGGCAATCACCGATGGCACTCATCCAGCACTTGTCCTGAGCGCGGCCGGACTCTTCCTGGCGTGCTACTTCTTCGGTGTGCAAGCAGCACCCCATCGAGGCGGCGGACGACGCCCGCACCTGTGGCTCCTTGTTCTCTCCCTGGTCTGGGTGGGGTGCGTGGTGGTATCTGCTGAGTTCGTGTGGGTGGCGTTCTTGCTGTGGCTACTCGCGGGGCACCTGTTGCGGTGGCGAACCTCGATTGCGTTCTCTCTCGCCGTGTTCCTTGTTGTGGTGCTGGCCCCCGTGATGCACCACGGCACCACAAGCTACGCAAATGTCTTTGGACCGCTCATCGGCGGTGTGTTCGCACTGGTGATTTCCCGCGGCTACCTCGAATTACTCAAGGACGCTCGCGAACGCGAGGCACTCGTCACCACCTTGCAGCGCACGCAGACGGAGCTCCTGGGACTCCAAGACGAACTCGCGTTGTCCCAGCATCAAGCCGGCGCCATGTCAGAGCGCACGCGCATCTCCCGAGACCTCCATGACACCGTGGCGCAATCGTTGACTTCCATCCGCATGCTCGCGCTCGCAGAAGGCGCAAAAGCAAAGGACGACCCCTCGCAAACGGCGCTCAGCCAGATCGAGACCATTGCTCGAGAGTCCCTGGCCGATGTACGTCGAATCGTTGCAGCCCTCGCTCCCACCGAGCTAGAAGATCACGCTCTGGGTGAGGCACTTCGTCGTATCGTCGATCGCTTCCGCCAAGACACCGGTTTACGCATAGAACTGAACATCGACGCAACGGTCCCCGCGCTCTCCCCCGAAGTCAACGTGGTCCTGATGCGAATCACCCAATCAGCCCTCGCCAACGTTAAGCAACACGCGCACGCAAGCTTCGTCGTCGTCAGCTTGGTAGATGCCGCCGATACCGTACGGCTAGATATTCTGGACGACGGCAAAGGCATGGACACCACCGCGCTCGCAGGCACGTCACGCTCGGACAACTCCGGCTATGGTCTGGAATTCATGCGCTCGCGCTTGCGGGAGCTCGGCGGCGGACTGGATCTTGAAAGCACACCCGGCGAAGGCACCGTTATCAGTGCTCACGTACCGCTTCGAAAGGATTTCTGA
- a CDS encoding MMPL family transporter yields MEKIRALPRTLTSRRGAWVWALISIVTFVALFGFFGRATAPSLSATAPLTSESARVADILDTFPNADQQSVIVVISQDDDAALSPAVMAASTSLTSALSEETGLPATGPVPSEDGKAAVIVAPMVMTGDNTENAEHLKELRSFLAEQKDQSAALEGASLLVTGGPAFGADIAGAFEGADLRLLLVTIAIVAVLLILTYRSPVLWLIPLVVVALADQLASNVTAWLGAQANLQFDAGIISVLVFGAGTNYALLLISRYREELRLHANHRTALGAAWKHTAPAILASNLTVVVALATLVFATIPGTRGLGVASAAGLVIALVAVLFALPPVLAIVGRKVFWPFIPRVQALASSNTSTTASPAVDTSVETNVETNSVWHRIASTVVRKPLVSLLSAVSLLAVMTAGLLGTSVGLNQLEKFREPSESAAGLQVLSQHFSPGEAQPLLIVADSTQAQAVADRAAQVGGVVRANITGESADGALSKITVTGDYATGTPESLTLVNELRDAVHEVPGANALVGGAIATDADARSGNLADFLLVVPLVLAVCLAVLVLLLRSIVAPVLLVIVNSLSALAAIGAGSWLSRQLFNQPALDLQVPLLAFLFLVALGIDYTIFLVHRARHESLLYGTRAGMVRAVTGTGGVITSAGIVLAGVFAALGVLPLVTLGQLGLIVGLGVVVDTLVVRTVLVPALFSLVGEAMWWPGKLAAGGPHSSRRDDPHSVHGAEVKDSTHDNPATTPQFVGR; encoded by the coding sequence ATGGAAAAAATTCGTGCTCTCCCCCGCACGCTCACCTCGCGCCGTGGCGCGTGGGTTTGGGCGCTCATTAGCATTGTGACGTTTGTGGCCCTGTTTGGGTTCTTTGGGCGGGCTACGGCTCCGTCATTGAGTGCGACGGCGCCGCTCACCTCTGAGTCCGCTCGCGTTGCGGACATTCTGGATACTTTTCCTAACGCGGATCAGCAGTCTGTGATTGTGGTGATTTCCCAGGACGACGACGCAGCGTTGAGTCCCGCTGTCATGGCGGCTTCCACGAGCCTGACGTCGGCTCTTTCTGAAGAGACTGGCCTGCCTGCGACCGGTCCGGTTCCGAGCGAGGATGGTAAGGCCGCGGTCATTGTTGCTCCCATGGTGATGACAGGAGATAACACTGAGAATGCGGAGCATCTCAAGGAATTGCGAAGCTTCTTAGCTGAGCAGAAGGATCAGTCTGCGGCACTCGAGGGTGCTTCCTTGTTGGTGACTGGCGGGCCGGCGTTTGGCGCGGATATCGCCGGAGCCTTCGAAGGTGCCGATCTTCGCTTGTTGCTCGTCACGATCGCCATCGTGGCCGTGTTGCTCATCCTCACCTACCGGTCCCCGGTTCTCTGGCTGATTCCGTTGGTAGTGGTGGCACTCGCAGATCAGTTGGCCAGCAATGTCACCGCCTGGTTGGGTGCCCAAGCAAACCTGCAGTTTGATGCCGGCATTATTAGTGTTCTGGTTTTCGGTGCGGGAACAAACTACGCGCTCTTGTTGATCTCTCGTTACCGTGAAGAGCTTCGTCTCCACGCCAACCACCGCACGGCACTGGGCGCGGCATGGAAGCACACGGCTCCGGCCATCCTTGCCTCCAACCTCACCGTGGTGGTGGCACTGGCTACCTTGGTCTTCGCGACTATCCCGGGCACTCGTGGTTTGGGAGTCGCTTCGGCAGCAGGGTTGGTGATCGCGCTTGTGGCAGTACTTTTCGCGCTTCCGCCGGTCCTTGCCATTGTGGGGCGAAAGGTATTCTGGCCATTCATTCCACGCGTCCAAGCACTTGCTTCCAGCAACACGTCAACCACGGCCTCCCCAGCGGTTGATACAAGCGTTGAAACGAACGTCGAGACGAACTCCGTGTGGCATCGCATCGCTAGCACCGTGGTCCGCAAGCCTCTGGTGAGTCTGTTGAGTGCCGTCAGCCTTCTGGCCGTCATGACGGCCGGACTGTTGGGTACCTCCGTGGGCTTGAACCAGCTCGAGAAGTTCCGTGAACCCTCAGAATCTGCGGCAGGACTCCAAGTCCTCTCCCAGCACTTCTCCCCCGGCGAGGCGCAGCCTCTGCTGATCGTCGCCGACTCCACTCAAGCGCAAGCCGTCGCAGACCGCGCCGCGCAAGTAGGCGGCGTCGTACGCGCAAATATCACCGGAGAATCAGCGGATGGCGCGCTCTCTAAAATCACCGTCACCGGAGACTACGCTACGGGTACTCCCGAGAGCCTCACGCTGGTGAATGAGCTACGCGACGCCGTCCATGAGGTACCAGGTGCTAACGCTCTGGTGGGCGGCGCCATTGCCACGGATGCCGATGCCCGAAGCGGCAATCTTGCAGACTTCCTGCTGGTGGTTCCGCTGGTACTCGCAGTATGTCTAGCGGTGCTCGTGCTCTTGCTCCGTTCCATCGTGGCACCGGTGCTCTTGGTAATCGTGAACTCGTTGAGTGCGCTCGCGGCGATCGGTGCAGGCTCATGGCTGAGCAGGCAGCTGTTCAACCAGCCAGCGCTTGATCTTCAAGTGCCGCTCTTGGCGTTCTTGTTCTTGGTTGCCTTGGGCATTGACTACACGATCTTCTTGGTGCACCGCGCGCGCCACGAATCTCTGCTGTACGGCACGCGAGCTGGAATGGTTCGCGCTGTCACCGGAACCGGTGGCGTCATCACGAGCGCGGGCATTGTCCTGGCCGGAGTGTTCGCGGCACTCGGCGTCCTCCCGCTCGTAACGCTGGGGCAGCTCGGGCTGATTGTGGGCCTCGGAGTAGTTGTCGACACCCTAGTAGTGCGCACCGTGTTGGTACCGGCGCTCTTTAGCCTGGTGGGTGAGGCCATGTGGTGGCCCGGAAAGCTTGCTGCGGGAGGCCCCCACAGCTCACGACGCGACGATCCTCACTCCGTGCACGGCGCGGAAGTGAAAGACTCAACTCATGACAACCCGGCAACAACCCCCCAGTTCGTTGGAAGATAA
- a CDS encoding heavy metal translocating P-type ATPase: MLATLLVAGTAGALSVTSAAGLAPWLLGGFALLMAGRSFIGMIKELRSGSFGVDLLAITAISAAVAVGEYWAALVIVLMLTGGEALEDYAAHRATRDLTALLAKAPQTANRMSVDGTVTVVPIEDLSPGDSVLVRANEVVPVDGTLDSESGEFDESSLTGESLPVELRRGDEVLSGVVNGSAAVTITATRSAQESQYQHIVALVEEAASSKAPMVRLADRFAVPFTLISLLIAGMAWWFSGDPVRFAEVLVVATPCPLIIAAPVAFMAGMSRSARGGAIIKNSATLEKFHRARSFAFDKTGTLTYGQPSLVAVRATPRAQGAGLTENELLRLAASAEQSSSHTLATAVIKGAEARGVHLMAPESALESTAKGVQAVVDGRDVAVGKRTFIEQIVGAAIPRTALSPGELAIYVAVGGRNAGALILKDQIRKNSAETLEILKHHGIQHFTMLTGDDIATAEHVAAQLGIDRVRANCLPADKVEEVKNITKRPVVMVGDGVNDAPVLAAADVGIAMGARGATAASESADVVILRDDISRVAHAMVVGRETVNVALQAIAAGIALSLAFMLIAAVGNLPAIVGAWMQELVDIVAILWALRASRGRDVVPELHASTWKSSVSASA, translated from the coding sequence GTGCTGGCGACGCTGTTGGTGGCTGGCACTGCCGGAGCGCTCTCCGTCACTTCGGCGGCTGGACTGGCGCCCTGGCTGCTCGGCGGTTTTGCCCTTCTGATGGCCGGCCGTTCTTTCATAGGCATGATCAAGGAATTGCGGTCAGGTTCCTTCGGTGTTGATCTGCTAGCCATTACGGCAATTTCGGCAGCTGTCGCTGTCGGCGAATATTGGGCAGCCCTGGTCATCGTGCTCATGTTGACCGGCGGTGAAGCCCTCGAAGACTATGCAGCCCATCGAGCAACACGAGACCTCACGGCGCTGTTGGCGAAGGCACCCCAAACAGCAAACCGTATGAGCGTGGACGGCACCGTGACCGTTGTTCCTATCGAGGATTTGTCCCCCGGAGACAGCGTGCTGGTGCGAGCCAACGAAGTGGTTCCAGTCGATGGGACCCTTGATTCTGAGTCTGGCGAGTTTGATGAATCCTCGCTCACCGGCGAAAGCCTTCCCGTGGAATTGCGCCGCGGCGATGAAGTGCTCTCTGGCGTGGTCAACGGCTCGGCGGCCGTCACCATCACGGCAACGCGGTCCGCTCAAGAGAGCCAATACCAGCACATCGTTGCATTGGTTGAAGAGGCAGCGTCGAGCAAAGCTCCCATGGTTCGGCTGGCCGATCGCTTCGCGGTTCCCTTCACGCTGATTTCGCTCTTGATTGCGGGCATGGCGTGGTGGTTCTCCGGCGACCCGGTGCGATTTGCGGAAGTCTTGGTGGTTGCCACTCCGTGCCCCCTCATCATCGCGGCTCCCGTGGCGTTCATGGCTGGAATGAGCCGTTCGGCTCGCGGCGGCGCGATCATCAAGAACTCAGCCACCCTCGAAAAATTTCACCGTGCGCGCTCTTTTGCTTTCGATAAAACCGGAACGCTCACGTATGGCCAACCGTCGTTGGTTGCCGTTCGAGCCACGCCCCGAGCTCAAGGTGCCGGCTTGACAGAGAACGAGCTCTTGAGGCTCGCGGCGTCCGCCGAACAATCGTCCTCTCACACGTTGGCAACAGCGGTCATCAAGGGCGCCGAAGCTCGCGGCGTCCATCTCATGGCCCCCGAATCCGCGCTCGAATCCACCGCTAAGGGTGTGCAGGCGGTCGTGGACGGCCGCGACGTAGCTGTCGGCAAACGAACGTTCATCGAACAGATTGTGGGTGCCGCCATCCCGCGCACGGCACTCAGTCCCGGCGAGCTGGCAATCTACGTGGCTGTGGGCGGCCGCAATGCGGGTGCACTGATTCTCAAAGACCAGATCCGGAAGAACTCCGCCGAAACTCTAGAAATTCTCAAGCACCACGGTATCCAGCACTTCACGATGCTCACCGGTGATGACATTGCCACTGCCGAACATGTTGCCGCTCAGTTGGGCATCGATCGTGTTCGCGCAAACTGCTTGCCCGCTGACAAGGTGGAAGAAGTCAAGAACATCACCAAGCGGCCAGTGGTGATGGTGGGCGACGGCGTCAACGACGCCCCGGTTCTTGCCGCGGCGGACGTGGGCATTGCGATGGGCGCTCGCGGGGCTACGGCAGCAAGCGAGTCCGCTGACGTGGTGATCTTGCGCGATGACATTTCGCGGGTGGCTCACGCCATGGTGGTGGGTCGCGAGACTGTCAACGTGGCGCTTCAAGCGATTGCCGCGGGCATCGCACTGAGTCTTGCCTTCATGTTGATCGCTGCCGTGGGAAACCTTCCGGCGATCGTGGGGGCGTGGATGCAAGAGCTCGTGGACATCGTGGCGATCCTGTGGGCTCTGCGGGCATCGCGCGGTCGAGACGTGGTTCCGGAATTGCACGCGTCAACGTGGAAATCCTCGGTTTCTGCGAGCGCTTAA
- a CDS encoding FHA domain-containing protein, producing MSEETFGASAVSPETASETTSISLPPYREEEVADYQLSPSEREFVAALSEGSALLIAHSGPNRGARFLLDQDVTSAGRHPSADIFLDDVTVSRRHAEFRRTNGTFEVVDSGSLNGTYVNHDRVDAATLRSGAEVQIGKFRLTFYVGTRPARQGVVNS from the coding sequence ATGAGCGAAGAGACGTTCGGCGCCTCAGCCGTGAGCCCCGAAACCGCCTCCGAGACTACGAGCATTTCCCTGCCTCCTTATCGCGAAGAAGAGGTTGCGGACTACCAGTTGTCCCCATCTGAGCGCGAGTTTGTCGCAGCTTTGTCTGAAGGTTCGGCGCTCTTGATTGCGCACTCCGGTCCAAACCGTGGAGCACGTTTTCTTCTTGATCAGGATGTCACTTCGGCAGGACGTCATCCGTCGGCCGATATCTTCTTGGACGATGTCACGGTCTCCCGCCGCCACGCAGAATTCCGCCGTACCAATGGCACCTTTGAAGTGGTTGATTCAGGCTCCCTCAATGGCACGTACGTCAACCACGACCGCGTCGACGCGGCTACCTTGCGCAGTGGTGCAGAAGTTCAGATTGGCAAGTTCCGTCTGACCTTCTATGTAGGAACTCGACCAGCTCGTCAGGGCGTAGTAAACAGCTAG
- the ftsR gene encoding transcriptional regulator FtsR → MATLGTSARGRLASAASQGTPSSTNSVLNIGEVLALLAEDFPQITASKIRFLEEKGLISPQRTAAGYRKYTKNDADRLRFILALQRDQYLPLRVIKDYLDAVDRGEEPEQLPGGMKLTPQTVTESFSEKATQRRRSLTRSELIGATGATGDLIDALLQYRLIQENPAGRFTEHSVKITRSCVQLAQHGIEPRHLGIFRQSADRQVALVKHAITPLAGRKDVASRARTAETAREISDSFLAIHTSLVDAALSELDH, encoded by the coding sequence ATGGCCACTTTGGGTACATCTGCGCGCGGTCGCCTTGCGAGCGCCGCTTCTCAAGGGACTCCTTCGTCCACGAATTCCGTTCTCAACATTGGTGAAGTCCTCGCTCTCTTAGCTGAGGATTTCCCGCAGATCACGGCTTCCAAGATTCGTTTCTTGGAGGAAAAGGGTCTGATTTCGCCCCAGCGCACCGCTGCGGGCTACCGCAAGTACACCAAGAACGACGCCGATCGCTTGCGTTTCATTTTGGCGCTTCAGCGAGACCAGTACTTACCTTTACGAGTCATCAAGGATTACCTCGATGCAGTAGACCGCGGGGAAGAGCCTGAGCAGTTGCCTGGCGGCATGAAGCTCACTCCGCAGACTGTCACTGAATCCTTCTCCGAAAAGGCGACCCAGCGTCGTCGTAGTTTGACCCGCTCTGAACTCATTGGCGCTACCGGAGCCACCGGCGATCTCATTGATGCGCTGCTGCAGTACCGATTGATCCAAGAAAATCCTGCCGGACGGTTCACGGAACACTCGGTCAAGATCACGCGTTCATGCGTGCAATTGGCGCAGCACGGTATTGAGCCTCGGCACTTGGGAATCTTTCGGCAGTCCGCCGATCGACAAGTCGCCCTCGTCAAGCACGCGATCACGCCCTTGGCAGGTCGCAAGGATGTGGCTTCTCGGGCAAGGACTGCCGAGACCGCCCGTGAAATTAGCGATAGCTTCTTGGCGATCCATACTTCGCTCGTGGATGCTGCACTTTCCGAGCTGGACCATTAA
- a CDS encoding bifunctional nuclease family protein codes for MIPVSITGVRVELPSTQPVVLVGEIEGNRQIPIWIGAPEASAIAMAQQGIETERPLTHDLFINTLAATGVSIDRVEINRVEGAVFYSSLVLSNGSRIDARTSDALALSLRAGAPVFCDESVMEETGIVPERVDDDVIEDEEKLKEFREFLDTIDPEDFAS; via the coding sequence ATGATTCCTGTCAGCATTACCGGCGTCCGTGTTGAGCTACCGTCCACTCAACCTGTGGTCCTGGTAGGTGAGATCGAAGGCAACCGCCAGATTCCCATTTGGATTGGTGCGCCGGAGGCCTCGGCCATCGCCATGGCGCAACAGGGGATTGAGACCGAGCGTCCGCTCACTCACGATCTGTTCATCAATACCTTGGCCGCCACCGGCGTGAGCATTGACCGCGTGGAAATCAACCGTGTTGAAGGCGCCGTCTTCTACTCGTCGCTGGTGCTCAGCAACGGTTCACGCATCGATGCAAGAACCTCGGATGCCTTGGCGCTCTCCTTGCGTGCGGGAGCCCCCGTATTCTGTGACGAATCGGTGATGGAAGAGACCGGAATAGTGCCCGAGCGCGTTGACGACGACGTGATTGAGGACGAAGAGAAACTCAAGGAGTTCCGCGAATTCTTGGACACCATTGATCCGGAAGATTTCGCCTCCTGA